The Achromobacter pestifer genome includes a region encoding these proteins:
- a CDS encoding zinc-dependent alcohol dehydrogenase family protein → MKAMTLQSFGGPESFELRDLPKPVPQAGQVLVRVHATSINPLDYQVRRGDYSELVPLPAITGHDVSGVVEAVGPGVTAFAAGDEVWYTPQIFDGPGSYAEYHAAAEGIVGKKPPALSHLEAASLSLVGGTAWEALVVRAGLRVGESILVHGGAGGVGHVAIQLAKAIGAQVYTTVRAANAEFARSMGADVVIDYEKEDYVDAVMRETGGRGVDVVFDTIGGNTLARSPDALAQLGRLVSIVDLAQPQNLIQAWGKNASYHFVFTRQNRGKLDELSALVARGQLRPHVGAVYALAEIPIAHARLESPNHGVRGKIAIAVGPLAEVESSTPGFDPSQAILHPFGGGKK, encoded by the coding sequence ATGAAAGCGATGACACTCCAATCATTTGGCGGCCCGGAATCGTTCGAACTCCGCGACCTGCCCAAGCCTGTGCCGCAGGCGGGACAAGTCCTGGTCCGGGTACACGCAACCTCGATCAATCCCCTGGATTACCAGGTCCGGCGCGGCGATTATTCCGAACTGGTGCCGTTGCCGGCCATTACCGGGCACGACGTTTCGGGCGTGGTCGAAGCCGTCGGGCCGGGCGTGACCGCTTTCGCTGCTGGCGACGAAGTCTGGTACACCCCGCAAATCTTCGATGGGCCGGGCAGCTATGCCGAGTACCACGCCGCCGCCGAAGGCATCGTCGGGAAGAAGCCGCCCGCGCTCAGCCATCTTGAGGCGGCAAGCCTGAGCCTGGTCGGCGGCACGGCGTGGGAAGCGCTGGTCGTACGCGCGGGGCTGAGAGTCGGGGAGAGCATCCTGGTGCACGGCGGCGCGGGCGGCGTCGGCCATGTTGCGATCCAGCTGGCGAAGGCCATCGGAGCACAGGTGTACACGACCGTGCGCGCCGCCAACGCCGAGTTCGCGCGCAGCATGGGCGCCGATGTGGTCATCGACTATGAAAAGGAAGACTACGTCGACGCCGTCATGCGGGAGACGGGGGGGCGCGGCGTCGATGTCGTATTCGACACCATCGGCGGCAACACGCTTGCGCGCAGCCCCGATGCGCTTGCGCAGCTGGGGCGGCTCGTCTCCATCGTGGACCTAGCCCAGCCGCAAAACCTGATCCAGGCCTGGGGCAAGAACGCGAGTTACCACTTCGTGTTCACGCGGCAGAACCGCGGCAAGCTCGACGAGTTGAGCGCGCTGGTGGCGCGCGGCCAGCTGCGGCCGCACGTGGGCGCTGTTTATGCGCTTGCCGAGATTCCGATTGCGCATGCGCGGCTGGAGAGTCCCAACCACGGAGTGCGGGGAAAGATCGCGATTGCGGTCGGGCCATTGGCCGAAGTGGAATCATCAACGCCTGGTTTCGACCCAAGCCAGGCAATACTTCATCCTTTTGGGGGAGGAAAAAAGTAG
- a CDS encoding ArsR/SmtB family transcription factor, protein MDLLEIFKALSNRTRLEILKGLKDPARNFPPQDEGDVHTVGVCVSSIQEGVGLSQSTVSDYLATLQRAGLVEARRIGQWTYYKRNEATISALASIIGKEL, encoded by the coding sequence ATGGATCTGCTCGAAATATTCAAAGCCCTCTCCAACCGTACCCGTCTTGAGATCCTCAAAGGACTGAAGGACCCCGCAAGGAACTTCCCGCCCCAGGACGAAGGCGACGTTCATACGGTGGGCGTCTGCGTCAGCAGTATCCAGGAAGGAGTGGGGCTGTCGCAGTCGACGGTGTCCGACTATCTGGCGACGCTGCAGCGCGCGGGCCTGGTCGAAGCCAGACGCATCGGGCAGTGGACCTATTACAAGCGGAACGAAGCAACCATCAGCGCTCTGGCCTCGATCATCGGGAAAGAGCTGTAA